A region of the Flavobacteriales bacterium genome:
TAATGTTTCGCCAGCCCTGATGGGAGGGTTTACACTTGTGCGCAGTTATACGCCCCTGGATGTGATTGCCATCCCGTATCCTCCGAAACTGTTCTGTGCTGTGGTCCATCCGCAAATTGAGGTCCGGACGGAAGATACACGCAAGATCCTGCGGAATGACATTCGTCTGCGGGATGCCGTAACACAATGGGGAAACACTGCAGGACTCGTCGCTGGGTTGATGCTGGCGGATTATGAATTGATCGGCAGGTCTCTCTATGATGTAGTGATTGAACCCACGCGATCTATATTGATCCCTGGTTTTGATGAGGTGAAAGCGGAGGCCATGAAAGCAGGTGCGCTGGGATGCAGTATTTCCGGATCAGGGCCCTCGATCTTTGCACTGGCAAAGGATATGCAGACTGCCAATCACCTGGCGGAGGTCATGAAGAATACATACAAACGCCTGAAAGTCCCTTGTGAAGCATA
Encoded here:
- a CDS encoding homoserine kinase; protein product: MKNEIHIQVPATVANVACGFDIMGFALERPGDRMSARLEKTPGIRIKNTSSQKKIPLDPSKNTAGVALQCMLDALGSNQGFTITIHEKIKPGSGLGSSAASSAGAVFAANELLGKPFSVKDLIPFAMEGERLASGTAHADNVSPALMGGFTLVRSYTPLDVIAIPYPPKLFCAVVHPQIEVRTEDTRKILRNDIRLRDAVTQWGNTAGLVAGLMLADYELIGRSLYDVVIEPTRSILIPGFDEVKAEAMKAGALGCSISGSGPSIFALAKDMQTANHLAEVMKNTYKRLKVPCEAYASRVNPNGPGIIK